A portion of the Blautia hansenii DSM 20583 genome contains these proteins:
- the obgE gene encoding GTPase ObgE, translating to MFADRAKIYIRSGKGGDGHVSFRRELYVPNGGPDGGDGGKGGDVIFEVDKGMNALTDYRHKSKYAAGNGEEGGKKRCHGANGKDIVLKVPEGTVIKEAESGKVIADMSGTNTRQVVLRGGRGGKGNQHYATATMQVPKYAQPGQPAQELEVQLELKVIADVGLIGFPNVGKSTLLSRVSNARPQIANYHFTTLNPHLGVVDLDDCNGFVIADIPGLIEGASEGVGLGHQFLRHIERTRVLIHLVDAASTEGRDPIDDIYKINKELEAYDPELMKRPQVIAANKIDAVYEGDEDPVQKIRDEFEPQGMKVFAISAVSGKGLKELLYYVKQLLDTIDKEPVIFEQEFFPEDVLITENLPYTVARDEDDEHVFIIEGPKIEKMLGYTNLDSEKGFLFFQKFLKESGILEDLEKAGIEEGDTVRMYGFDFDYYK from the coding sequence ATGTTTGCAGACAGAGCGAAAATTTATATCCGCTCCGGAAAAGGCGGCGACGGACACGTAAGCTTCCGCAGAGAGCTTTATGTGCCAAACGGCGGTCCTGACGGCGGCGACGGCGGTAAGGGCGGAGACGTTATATTTGAAGTAGATAAAGGCATGAATGCACTGACTGATTATCGTCATAAAAGTAAATATGCCGCAGGAAATGGTGAAGAAGGCGGTAAAAAAAGATGTCATGGTGCAAACGGAAAAGATATTGTGTTAAAAGTACCGGAGGGTACGGTAATTAAAGAAGCAGAAAGCGGAAAAGTAATCGCAGATATGTCCGGAACAAATACAAGACAGGTTGTATTAAGAGGCGGACGCGGTGGAAAAGGAAACCAGCATTATGCAACAGCAACCATGCAGGTGCCTAAATATGCTCAGCCGGGACAGCCGGCACAGGAGCTGGAAGTACAGCTAGAGCTGAAGGTTATTGCTGATGTAGGTCTGATTGGTTTTCCTAATGTAGGAAAATCCACGTTGCTTTCCAGAGTAAGTAATGCAAGACCACAGATTGCCAACTATCATTTTACAACCTTAAATCCACATTTGGGCGTTGTAGATTTGGATGATTGTAACGGCTTTGTCATTGCAGATATTCCGGGATTGATTGAAGGCGCTTCTGAGGGTGTCGGATTGGGACATCAGTTTTTACGTCATATTGAAAGAACAAGGGTATTAATCCATCTGGTAGACGCTGCGTCTACGGAAGGCAGAGACCCTATTGATGATATATATAAAATAAACAAAGAATTAGAAGCTTATGATCCTGAGCTTATGAAACGTCCTCAGGTAATTGCGGCTAACAAAATTGATGCCGTATATGAAGGAGACGAAGACCCGGTACAGAAAATCCGTGATGAATTTGAGCCTCAGGGTATGAAAGTTTTTGCAATATCTGCTGTAAGCGGAAAAGGTTTAAAAGAACTTTTGTATTATGTTAAACAGTTGTTAGATACCATTGATAAAGAACCGGTTATTTTTGAACAGGAATTCTTCCCGGAAGATGTGTTGATTACAGAAAATCTGCCATATACAGTTGCCCGTGACGAAGATGACGAGCATGTATTCATTATCGAAGGACCGAAGATTGAAAAAATGCTTGGTTATACAAATCTGGATTCCGAAAAGGGATTTTTATTCTTCCAGAAATTCCTGAAAGAAAGCGGAATTTTGGAGGATCTTGAAAAAGCAGGTATTGAAGAAGGCGATACTGTTCGGATGTACGGTTTTGACTTTGATTACTATAAGTAA